GGTAGTTCAGAATATGAATGGGCTGATATTCAAGCTAGGTCAATTAAATCGTTCTTCTGCTTCCCGGAGTAAAATTGAGCTGACGATACGATTTGGGTCGATAGAACGTTTTGCAAGTGGTGAATATGCTCCAATATATTCGTATCGAGTATAACATAGCTGATGGGCTTCAATGTAATGGTGTAGGCTCAATAAACAACTTGAAAGTCAAGGGCTAGATCCTATGATAGATCTAGTAAGGGATTTCTCAAACGGTGTGAAGCTTATTCAAGTGAGCGGTCACATTCTCTctatcacctcttccttATCCAGACCCTCAATGAAGAAGTGAATTAACTAACGATATGCCTTCATCTTAGCTCCTCGTAAGCTCCCCTGTTCGAGACCTTCCACTTATCAGCTAACCATCAACACAGGAAATAATGTCGGAAGAATCTCTAGGACGATACGTCAAGAAACCAACGATGAGAGTACAGAAATGTGAAAATGCAGCAAAGGCATTGAATTTCATAAGGAGCAAAAGTATCAAATTGACTAATATCGGTCCGGAAGATATTGTTGATGGTAATCTGAAACTAATATTAGGAATGGTaagttcaagttcaaatcatctttcgctGTTTTTCCTAAATCTCAATCCTCTCATCTCAACTTCAGCTCAATTAGGGACTGTAGACTTATTTGATGTTCCCTAATGTTGATTTTTGTTAGATATggactttgattttgagattCACCATAGCCAGTATAACGtatgtctcttcttcctactTCATGCTAGTCAATTTACTGTTCATTGAAGTGCTGATTGAGTGATGTGTGAATATAGTGAAGAAGGTCTATCAGCAAAAGATGGCCTTTTACTTTGGTGTCAAAGGAAAACAGCACCTTATAATCCTGAAGTAGATGTACAGAATTTCAAGAAGAGTTTTGCAGATGGTCTAGCTTTGTGAGCACCTCTATCAGGAACAGTAGAGCTTTCGACGTGTCCACTAATTCCGATAATCTTGACAGATGCGCACTGATACATCGACATCGACCTGAATTATTAGATTATCATTCATTGGATAAAACGGATAAGAGGGGAAATACGGAATTAGCGTTTAAAGTAGCTGAAGAGAGACTTGGTATTCCAGTGAGTTCTTCTATTGCATCTTTCTCCAATATTATGCGAATCCTCGCACAACTGATGCGATACTCCTCAGCGCTTATTAGAAGTAAACGATCTATGTGATGTAGAAGTTCCAGATGAGAGATCGGTCATGACTTATGTAGCAGAGTTCTTCCATAAGTTCTCGAGCGAAGGTAAGCTGGGCAGTCCTCGTTGATCTATCAGCTAACATTGTACTACAGACAAAGCTGAGACAGGAGCTAGGAGAGTGGAGAAATTTGCTGAGTTGATGCAGGGTCTTTGGTGAGCTGAAGACCCCTCCTTCGTCCCCAGGGGATTTAGCTCACTGGAAGTTTAGGACAAACAAAAACGATTTCGAGCGACGAATGAATGCCCTATTATCCTCTCTCGACTCGACACTACATTCATGGTCAATAACACCTCAATCTACAACATATCCAGAAGCTATATCACATTTGAACAGATTCAACGAATATAAGAAGACGACTAAACGAGGCTACGTGAAAGAGAGACAAGAATTAGCAGCGTTATACAGTAATATACAAACGAAAGTCAAAACGTATGCGCTGAGATCTTGGGAACCGACACCTGGACTAAGATTGGAAGATCTGGAGAAGAGCTGGCAGGAGTTCTTGATTGCTGAGACAGGGAGAAGTAGGGGTATCAACGCGACCATCAGGGAGTGAGTCGAATTTTGCCTGTTCTTAATCGGAAGAGTTCAGTTGATAAACCTGCTTTGGTTAAAGCATCAAAGACGCTTTAAGGAAAAATTTCGCTAGAGCCGCCGAAGACTTTGTGCTAAGACTACAACAGATAGAGCAAGCTATTGGCACTCTAAGAGGACCCTTACCCGTGAGTCACTGCAGCTGCAGACCGGGAGGAAAGctttcaagctgatatgttaTTTTGTGACCCACCTCGCAGGACCAAAAGCAGACTTTAACCAAACtctcatcctcaattccCTCACTCCATCATTCCCTCACGACCACAATCGCGGATATCAACAATGGCTGCCTAGAAGCCAAAGTGGAAGAAAACGATTACACCGTTTTGACGTATGACGATTTACAATATGAGTTGGAACTGGCAGAAGGtggagtgaagaagaagatcgctTTTGTGGATAACCAGATGGTTTCTGCACAACATACGAATGTCACCCCTGCtaaattggaagaattcGAAGCTACTTTCAAGCATTTCGCGCACGAGGAAAGCAACGTAGGTTATCGATTAGCACCGTTCAGCTTTCATTCCTGGATTTCTTTAAGAAGCGAGATAAGCTGATTAGCGTGAATAGACACTTGAAGTATGGGAAATGCACgctgctttagcttctttagGTATCGTTTatgcggaagaagagatcgcCATAATATATACAGAGTTGCAACAGAAATTTGGTCAGATCACTTATGAAGCTTGGTTGGATCTCCTTGTGAGTATAGCAAGGAACATCGAGTATGGAAAGTATAGCTAATAATATGTATGATAGGTCGATCTCACCAAAGATGACGCTTCTTCTCCTGAACAGCTGAGAGAAGCATTCAGAGGTATGGCAGCAGACAAGGTGAACTACGACCATGTACTTGAGTATGAAAGTATGATTGTGCTGATGTATAACTTGTGAATATCACCAGCCTTATGTCACGGACATCGACTTTCAATACGCTCAATTACCAAAAGAAACGGTCAGATTCCTTGTGGAGATTATGCCGGAAGAGAGAAACCCTCCTCCACTGCAAGAAGGTCAAGAGAGACCGGTTGGTAATGGTCAAAGGGCGTTTGATTGTAAGTGCGGATTTGGAACACTCGAAAGCGAAAGGACGGTTGGACTTATCTTGTCGGTACCGTCTGTAGATCACGCTTTCCTAGAAGAGTCTTTCACATCCTAGTCCAGTTATTGCGCAAACGTTGTCTATGATGCATGATATAACGATGTAATGAGCTCTTTTCTGTGTAGTAATTTGTATCGTTCTCAATGGGATggtgtatatgtatgtataccATGCATTTGATATATGTATTGTAAACCTGAATGAACTCTTGTGCCACATTGGGGGCAAGCTCTTTGTTATTGATTCAGGGTTTTCACTCTATGAATCGCGCCACGCatgttgacgatgatcaagaatcACACCCCCCCACCACCCCCTCTCATCGTCACCGCTTTGACGAGGTAACAGATACAATTCATACAGATCATTCTAACCCGTCTTCCTTTGTTGACAATATCAATTCAGGACCAACTCGTCATCCCTTTCCACTCTCAATCAACTAGACAAATATAGATCAAGCAAAATGGTATGTCAACTTCGATTCAAACGGAGACAAGAGAGAATACTGATGTTTGTTGAATGGTGGACGTCATTTAGTCTTCCGGTGTTCAACCTGTGTGTATCCatttcttatccttctttcgcGTCGTTCATGGCGGATTAGCGGTGGATGATACATCCGAAGTATCAGTACAGGGATGATGTGTTCTATATCTTGCTCAACTATCCCATCTCTCGCTGTCAACTTCATAGTCCCGCTCAATCCCATATTGTCTATACTTGACTATCGTCAACCCACCATCTGGGTATCTTGGTGGAGGAGACCTTGGTCATTCCACTTGACATACTATTTGATCAGATAGTTTCAACTAGCTGTAGCTGTAGCTGACATGTAGGATCTTGCTCGGTAGACCCAAGAATGTCTTGAAAAATTCCAAGAACTCAAAACGGGTAAAAAACTATCTTACGTAGTATACGGATTATCAGAAGATAAAAAATCAATCGTGgttctcaaatcatcagaagaaaaagacTTTGATTCTTTCGTGGGCGAATTACCCGAAAAAGAATGTAGATGGGCAGTATACGATTTCGAATTCACTTTACCtggtggtgaaggtatcAGAAATAAATTGGTCTTCGTCGTCTGGTGAGTTTATCCCTTTTTCGGGCAGGGGGTGGGTTGGGGGCGGCCTATGGCCTCGGAATCGAATATCGCGGTGAACAGAGAAGATGGCGAGATGTATGGGGCTACTGGACTACTGCGTCAGTCCGACCGAATGGAGGGACGTAAAATTGGAGCGAGACGCTAGATGAGGGATTCACGACTGTATCTCTACGAAGGGAAGGCAGGGGTTTATGACTGAGGAAGACGTCAGACAGGGCCAAAGAATCTGGTGATAGAAATGAGACAAAGAGTGCAGATATGGGTCTTGAAACGCAGGATTTTCATGATCACTTCTTGTAAGCTTAATGCCAACTACGCTAACACACCTCACCTCTAGGTCCCCTGACGATGCCAAtgtcaagaacaagatgatgttcgcttcttccaaagatgCTCTTCGACGACG
This genomic stretch from Kwoniella shivajii chromosome 3, complete sequence harbors:
- a CDS encoding cofilin, whose amino-acid sequence is MSSGVQPTQECLEKFQELKTGKKLSYVVYGLSEDKKSIVVLKSSEEKDFDSFVGELPEKECRWAVYDFEFTLPGGEGIRNKLVFVVWSPDDANVKNKMMFASSKDALRRRLEGIHIEIQATEFSEITKDAIMEKALRR